In Deinococcus ficus, a single genomic region encodes these proteins:
- a CDS encoding DinB family protein encodes MPTDDRLRPTPGFTPEIGTLVSMLAYTRHTTLTAVQGLTPDQLDWSAGPRGNSIGALLAHMAAVEWAYGVATFEDREPTAQEKTEWGPALRLGAAARDRYTGWTLEQYEALLAQVRQMSLRRLEPCQDSWLDREFTLIDGTRVNFRWAWFHVFEDELSHRGQILLIRNHLLPVPMAAAPH; translated from the coding sequence ATGCCCACAGATGACCGCCTGCGCCCCACCCCAGGATTCACGCCTGAGATCGGCACACTCGTGAGCATGCTCGCCTACACCCGTCACACCACCCTCACCGCCGTCCAGGGGCTGACCCCCGACCAGCTGGACTGGTCCGCGGGCCCGCGGGGCAACAGCATCGGCGCCCTCCTGGCCCACATGGCCGCTGTGGAGTGGGCGTACGGCGTGGCCACCTTTGAAGACCGGGAGCCCACCGCGCAGGAGAAGACCGAGTGGGGCCCGGCCCTCCGGTTGGGGGCCGCCGCCCGGGACCGGTACACGGGCTGGACTCTGGAGCAGTACGAAGCCCTGCTCGCACAGGTGCGCCAGATGAGCCTGCGCCGCCTCGAACCGTGTCAGGACAGCTGGCTCGACCGGGAATTCACCCTGATTGACGGCACGAGGGTGAACTTCCGCTGGGCGTGGTTCCACGTCTTTGAGGACGAACTGAGCCACCGGGGACAGATC